One segment of Heteronotia binoei isolate CCM8104 ecotype False Entrance Well chromosome 18, APGP_CSIRO_Hbin_v1, whole genome shotgun sequence DNA contains the following:
- the NUFIP2 gene encoding FMR1-interacting protein NUFIP2 isoform X1 — protein sequence MEEQPGPPAPPPPQQQQPPQQQQQAPPPPQPHYHHHHHHHHQSFYYYNHHHHQYSADGSPGKAQPQKPPLQALKHEPKPAAAGGSGSLQQQEAPRKKTGHGELNGNVGEREVSVKSLNSVESASLISRVPNGSQQPGDTSLMLRQTVKGGTFGKGGLKSKNFIPKGGMDRRNEKCYENKTRENQPSEKCEVVSVPNGVITSSCSYITNGYISKGLDNDGSGSESGYTTPKKRKGRRNSAKGCENLNLVQEKMLHEPVVATSALKPDPEGFKTDCVEMKGSRVDGMKLAWKCEAGAMGAGRGKPGVGDVQRKNSDIKVGVPSKKFEERPKGKPVSAAASKEDSWTLFKPPPVFPVDNSSAKIVPKISYASKVKENLNKAAQAPSLSSSSSSSSSSSSSSLCLSSATEVQPSSRLSQVPMSAMKSVTSASFSNGPLLAGADRSVCSTGSQSLLAPAASAILLASSELVPQDAGMTSATEQKKSSLFIYPSNMQAVLLNAAPAEPSFQANQQSLGDIFQNQWGLSFINEPNAGPETAARKSVDSKSEEVTFQGECPTALASQVADAAPSGPDQPVFPKAYELDKRTSPQLLGSIVKLGTAGEGGGFLLESHQASGLHPAELSSPGAFIFLSKDYHVENQLASPTNGLLASTKEQRYQRGLERKESWGDFDLRAAVLYHTQEMESLCNLQKQDPKRIITYGEAMDHPDQ from the exons ATGGAGGAGCAGCCCGGCCccccagcgccgccgccgccccaacagcagcagccaccccagcagcagcagcaggcgccgccgccgccgcagccccactatcaccaccaccaccatcaccaccaccagtcCTTCTACTACTacaatcaccaccaccaccagtactCGGCCGACGGCAGCCCCGGCAAGGCCCAGCCGCAGAAGCCGCCCCTGCAAGCCCTGAAACATGAGCCCAAGCCCGCAGCAGCAGGAGGCAGCGGCAGCCTCCAGCAGCAGGAAGCGCCCAGGAAGAAAACAG GCCACGGTGAGCTCAATGGGAATGTCGGGGAAAGAGAAGTATCTGTAAAGAGTCTAAACTCGGTGGAATCCGCCAGCCTTATTTCCAGGGTTCCCAATGGTAGCCAGCAGCCCGGAGATACTAGCCTCATGCTCAGACAGACTGTGAAGGGTGGCACCTTTGGAAAAGGTGGACTCAAATCCAAGAATTTCATTCCAAAAGGAGGCATGGACAGAAGGAATGAGAAATGTTATGAAAACAAAACGAGGGAGAACCAACCCTCTGAAAAGTGCGAGGTGGTCTCTGTTCCCAACGGTGTCATCACGAGCAGCTGTAGCTATATCACTAACGGTTACATCAGCAAAGGGCTGGACAATGACGGGAGTGGGTCAGAGAGCGGCTACACCACTCCCAAGAAGCGGAAAGGTAGGCGCAACAGTGCCAAGGGCTGTGAGAACCTGAATCTGGTGCAGGAGAAAATGCTCCATGAACCTGTGGTCGCCACCTCGGCCTTAAAACCTGACCCCGAAGGTTTCAAAACTGACTGCGTTGAAATGAAGGGGAGCAGAGTAGATGGCATGAAGCTTGCTTGGAAGTGTGAGGCGGGGGCCATGGGAGCAGGCCGTGGGAAGCCTGGTGTCGGGGATGTGCAGCGGAAGAACTCGGACATCAAGGTTGGGGTCCCTAGCAAAAAGTTTGAGGAGCGGCCCAAGGGGAAACCTGTGTCAGCAGCTGCCTCCAAAGAGGATTCTTGGACTCTCTTTAAACCACCGCCGGTTTTTCCGGTGGACAACAGCAGTGCAAAAATTGTTCCTAAGATCAGTTATGCAAGCAAAGTAAAAGAGAACCTCAACAAAGCTGCACAAGCCCCGTCTTTGTCGTCGTCATCTTCatcgtcctcctcctcttcctcttcctccttgtgTTTGTCGTCCGCCACTGAAGTCCAGCCCTCCAGCCGCCTTTCTCAAGTCCCCATGTCCGCTATGAAATCCGTTACTTCTGCTAGCTTTTCCAATGGTCCGCTTTTAGCCGGGGCCGACCGCAGTGTGTGTTCTACTGGGAGCCAGTCACTGCTCGCGCCTGCTGCTAGTGCCATCTTGCTGGCCTCTTCGGAGTTAGTCCCCCAGGATGCGGGTATGACCTCGGCCACGGAGCAGAAGAAATCGAGTCTTTTTATCTACCCTTCAAATATGCAAGCTGTTCTCCTCAATGCCGCGCCGGCTGAACCGTCATTCCAGGCGAACCAACAGAGCCTTGGTGACATCTTCCAGAACCAGTGGGGGTTATCGTTTATAAATGAGCCCAATGCGGGCCCTGAGACTGCGGCTAGGAAATCGGTGGACAGTAAATCCGAGGAGGTGACATTTCAAGGGGAATGCCCTACTGCTTTGGCTTCACAGGTTGCTGACGCAGCTCCCTCAGGACCTGACCAGCCTGTGTTCCCCAAGGCTTATGAGCTGGACAAACGGACTAGTCCGCAGCTTCTTGGTAGCATCGTAAAGCTTGGGACTGCTGGCGAGGGGGGTGGTTTTTTGTTGGAGTCCCATCAAGCGAGCGGTCTGCACCCGGCTGAACTTAGTAGCCCAGGGGCATTTATCTTTCTCTCCAAGGACTATCATGTAGAGAATCAGCTGGCCTCCCCTACGAACGGTTTGTTAGCCTCCACCAAAGAGCAGAGGTACCAGAGAGGCCTAGAAAGGAAAGAGAGCTGGGGTGATTTTGACCTGAGGGCGGCTGTTCTATATCACACTCAAG AAATGGAATCTCTTTGTAATTTGCAAAAGCAAG
- the NUFIP2 gene encoding FMR1-interacting protein NUFIP2 isoform X2: protein MEEQPGPPAPPPPQQQQPPQQQQQAPPPPQPHYHHHHHHHHQSFYYYNHHHHQYSADGSPGKAQPQKPPLQALKHEPKPAAAGGSGSLQQQEAPRKKTGHGELNGNVGEREVSVKSLNSVESASLISRVPNGSQQPGDTSLMLRQTVKGGTFGKGGLKSKNFIPKGGMDRRNEKCYENKTRENQPSEKCEVVSVPNGVITSSCSYITNGYISKGLDNDGSGSESGYTTPKKRKGRRNSAKGCENLNLVQEKMLHEPVVATSALKPDPEGFKTDCVEMKGSRVDGMKLAWKCEAGAMGAGRGKPGVGDVQRKNSDIKVGVPSKKFEERPKGKPVSAAASKEDSWTLFKPPPVFPVDNSSAKIVPKISYASKVKENLNKAAQAPSLSSSSSSSSSSSSSSLCLSSATEVQPSSRLSQVPMSAMKSVTSASFSNGPLLAGADRSVCSTGSQSLLAPAASAILLASSELVPQDAGMTSATEQKKSSLFIYPSNMQAVLLNAAPAEPSFQANQQSLGDIFQNQWGLSFINEPNAGPETAARKSVDSKSEEVTFQGECPTALASQVADAAPSGPDQPVFPKAYELDKRTSPQLLGSIVKLGTAGEGGGFLLESHQASGAFIFLSKDYHVENQLASPTNGLLASTKEQRYQRGLERKESWGDFDLRAAVLYHTQEMESLCNLQKQDPKRIITYGEAMDHPDQ from the exons ATGGAGGAGCAGCCCGGCCccccagcgccgccgccgccccaacagcagcagccaccccagcagcagcagcaggcgccgccgccgccgcagccccactatcaccaccaccaccatcaccaccaccagtcCTTCTACTACTacaatcaccaccaccaccagtactCGGCCGACGGCAGCCCCGGCAAGGCCCAGCCGCAGAAGCCGCCCCTGCAAGCCCTGAAACATGAGCCCAAGCCCGCAGCAGCAGGAGGCAGCGGCAGCCTCCAGCAGCAGGAAGCGCCCAGGAAGAAAACAG GCCACGGTGAGCTCAATGGGAATGTCGGGGAAAGAGAAGTATCTGTAAAGAGTCTAAACTCGGTGGAATCCGCCAGCCTTATTTCCAGGGTTCCCAATGGTAGCCAGCAGCCCGGAGATACTAGCCTCATGCTCAGACAGACTGTGAAGGGTGGCACCTTTGGAAAAGGTGGACTCAAATCCAAGAATTTCATTCCAAAAGGAGGCATGGACAGAAGGAATGAGAAATGTTATGAAAACAAAACGAGGGAGAACCAACCCTCTGAAAAGTGCGAGGTGGTCTCTGTTCCCAACGGTGTCATCACGAGCAGCTGTAGCTATATCACTAACGGTTACATCAGCAAAGGGCTGGACAATGACGGGAGTGGGTCAGAGAGCGGCTACACCACTCCCAAGAAGCGGAAAGGTAGGCGCAACAGTGCCAAGGGCTGTGAGAACCTGAATCTGGTGCAGGAGAAAATGCTCCATGAACCTGTGGTCGCCACCTCGGCCTTAAAACCTGACCCCGAAGGTTTCAAAACTGACTGCGTTGAAATGAAGGGGAGCAGAGTAGATGGCATGAAGCTTGCTTGGAAGTGTGAGGCGGGGGCCATGGGAGCAGGCCGTGGGAAGCCTGGTGTCGGGGATGTGCAGCGGAAGAACTCGGACATCAAGGTTGGGGTCCCTAGCAAAAAGTTTGAGGAGCGGCCCAAGGGGAAACCTGTGTCAGCAGCTGCCTCCAAAGAGGATTCTTGGACTCTCTTTAAACCACCGCCGGTTTTTCCGGTGGACAACAGCAGTGCAAAAATTGTTCCTAAGATCAGTTATGCAAGCAAAGTAAAAGAGAACCTCAACAAAGCTGCACAAGCCCCGTCTTTGTCGTCGTCATCTTCatcgtcctcctcctcttcctcttcctccttgtgTTTGTCGTCCGCCACTGAAGTCCAGCCCTCCAGCCGCCTTTCTCAAGTCCCCATGTCCGCTATGAAATCCGTTACTTCTGCTAGCTTTTCCAATGGTCCGCTTTTAGCCGGGGCCGACCGCAGTGTGTGTTCTACTGGGAGCCAGTCACTGCTCGCGCCTGCTGCTAGTGCCATCTTGCTGGCCTCTTCGGAGTTAGTCCCCCAGGATGCGGGTATGACCTCGGCCACGGAGCAGAAGAAATCGAGTCTTTTTATCTACCCTTCAAATATGCAAGCTGTTCTCCTCAATGCCGCGCCGGCTGAACCGTCATTCCAGGCGAACCAACAGAGCCTTGGTGACATCTTCCAGAACCAGTGGGGGTTATCGTTTATAAATGAGCCCAATGCGGGCCCTGAGACTGCGGCTAGGAAATCGGTGGACAGTAAATCCGAGGAGGTGACATTTCAAGGGGAATGCCCTACTGCTTTGGCTTCACAGGTTGCTGACGCAGCTCCCTCAGGACCTGACCAGCCTGTGTTCCCCAAGGCTTATGAGCTGGACAAACGGACTAGTCCGCAGCTTCTTGGTAGCATCGTAAAGCTTGGGACTGCTGGCGAGGGGGGTGGTTTTTTGTTGGAGTCCCATCAAGCGAGCG GGGCATTTATCTTTCTCTCCAAGGACTATCATGTAGAGAATCAGCTGGCCTCCCCTACGAACGGTTTGTTAGCCTCCACCAAAGAGCAGAGGTACCAGAGAGGCCTAGAAAGGAAAGAGAGCTGGGGTGATTTTGACCTGAGGGCGGCTGTTCTATATCACACTCAAG AAATGGAATCTCTTTGTAATTTGCAAAAGCAAG